The Juglans regia cultivar Chandler chromosome 1, Walnut 2.0, whole genome shotgun sequence nucleotide sequence TCCTAAGGTTACCATGGCCCACTTGACCATTTGGTAAATTGCCATTTGCTGGCCGGACTGATTGATGATCCCTAGAGAAGCACGAATGAGACTTCCCTCTATCACCATTCATGCTCTCAACCATCCAGAGAAGAAAGTAGTTCTTGCGAGGAAACTTGAGATTTCCCCCATAAATGAGACGAAAGGATAAGAGATTACACCACGGGCAGGATATAAAAAGTGGAAGCTGAACTGGTAGAGTGGGAAATTTCATAACGGCCCATTGTAGTCCCAGTACGCAATTTTTACAAAGGGTATGGCCGCACCATAACACATAGGGTACATTTTCAACAATGTTGAATGATTCCCAGCATATTGGGCACTCTAGACCTTCCTCTCTGCTAACAGTTGAAGAAGCCTCATCATCAGAGCATTCAGAAGCAGCTTGGGTGGGGTTTAGACAACCATTTTTCAGTCCAACACTTCCAGCTATGCAATTGGATGCAAAATTCCACATTCTAATATCGGAGGGAGAATGAACATAAAAATTACAACACTTGCTAAGGCTAACAGCAATTTGCCCCTGAAAGTAAACATAGAGTAAATTCATCAGGCAAATGGCCTTTTTTATGCGGTGCTTTGGTTAAACATTTATCTGGTGCTTCATTTTGTGtcataaaagtaaaatatgtGTTGAAAGTGCCAGCAGTATATATTCATGACAAGACAGCCCAACTATGCCCGCATCCTAACTGATTGGGACAGGCTACTAACATATATTAACtgtacttttttcaaaattgacatAATCCTTCTAATTATAGTCCTCCAGggaacaaaatcaaattcaggCCTGTCAAGGCCCTAAAGAGGTATAGCactatataaaatacaaaaaatgcaAACAAAAGTGTGTGTACAGAGGCAGAATGAATAACCCGAGATGAAGAGAAACCAACTCATCCAGAAAAGTTTGGTTGTAAACTTATTGAACTACAATGGTGAAAAATCGGAGCTTGTAAGTCTGGCAATATCTCTGCTTCGCTCGTAAAATCTGAAAAGAGATCTATAAAACCAAGAATTACCAAGCAGCCCCATTTTATGAACTAGAAAGGATGAAATATGCCTCAcaaagacttgtaacagagaAACAAAGTGCCTGATAGTCGCTGATCTATATAAAACAAAAGTTGGTCAAATCTCGATCAAACCAGTTCATCCTAGGCTCCTAGTTAAACCCATACCCATGACCATTCAAGGAAAGTAattcaaaacctaaaaaaaaaaaacattttcttggcaacgttttttttaaatatgcaagTCACAACCCCAAACAACATTGAAAAGCAATATTTATTGAATCTCAAATTTTCCTCCATTAAAGCGAAGTTTGAATCAGTTATCAGTAACCGCATAGATTTCCACACCATAAACTAATCCCCAGTTCAACTTGAACCACGTTTATGTTTCTAGTTGACACAGATTTACTAGAAGGTCAACGGGTCAGGCTTTGAAACAACAACTCCTGAGAAACATTGAAAACTTCAGGGTCCGGCTTCTCTTCGAAGACTATCCATTTCAAAGTCTAACCAAAGAATTTCAAATAGGGCCATTCAAATTCAGCCTTTCATACCAAAACCCATGAAGAACTCGAAGAGAAAATCATCGAAAATTGAGGCCATAAGCCTAGACCTAAAGATttaggtaaaagaaaaaaaggagcaTTAAATAGAAGTGGCAAACGATCCACCAAATATCAAGCACGCTTATAAATACCAATTAAGCTAGAAAGCTTAAACAATGAAAGGAATGAAAGAATTGAGAGACGGTCTCACCGATTGGTCGACGTGCAATTTGACAAGCGAGTAGAACGGGGTTTCAGAACCAGACACCCTCAATCTCTAAGCTCTGAAACGGGCTATTGGGAGAGAAATCGAAACTCagaaccattaaaaaaaacaggAACTTTAAAAGTGAGATTCGGGGTTCGAATTTGGATCTTTTTGTTGTCGGATTTGCCGGGTAACAAAAAGGAACGTCGCGGAGGTCTCGGCTGAGTCGGCTCTGCACAGTACCCTCCCAGTTTTACAAGTGGCAAGGCATGCTCCGGATTTATGTCACCTACGAACAACGTCGTTTTCAGTTGAATGGAGCTGCTgctgagtttaattttattaaagaaaactaagttaatttataataaataacataaataaaatataaatattctgacATTATAAGCTTTGTATTAGCAATGCCTTCAATATGTCAACAAGTAGATTTAGGGCTCTTTTGGTTACGGATGAGATgggataatataaaaattaaaaattgaataaaatattattaaaatataattttttaatataatttttattttaaaattaaaaaaattaaaatatttattatattttgtgtgaaaatttaaaaaagttataattattatatgagattaaataaaatgagtctaaTCTTGGAAACCAAactatattttagagttttttctccatttataaataaaaagttctaTCTTAAGTTGATGTGTAAAGTACACCATCTATAAACCATTCCCTTGAGATGATAATACTTGATTTTCAAGagaaacttaaaatttaaatttcttataaattaaatttagtcATATTAATAGTGTAAAAAGTGTGTTTTCCACACCAGcttataagtaaaaaaacttgttataaattacaatttagatatttcttttgatttattCAGAGATAGTATAAAAATtcaatatcttctaaataaaagAGGAGAGATGAAATGCTTTActttcatgagtaatgctagataaaagttttaaatagataaattttatgtaaaatcttTATGGAAAAGTAAGTCTAAAAAtaagagatttttttatattttttgagatgagatgattttttttacaaaaagattACGTGatcaaaatttatctatttagaaattggagcttataaaaataatttctctactTTCATACACCCACGAGAACGAACCACGCTAGTGGAAGTAAACCAAGAGAACTTGGGCTTGGGCTTCCCATATCTTCTTCCTTTGAATGTGGCAACCTAAGTTAGAACGAAACGTAAGGAGCGGCCATAATGCGAAAACTGATCACCACCATTGGTAGCATGCCTTTCAACAAGCCACAAACGTCTAATAATGCAAGATTATCTTCCATTGGTTGAAATTGTTTCTAAAATGGTAGAAAGGAACAACTatgcatttagatgttgagatatTCTCAGATAATTTAAGttgatctgtgaataataatatttgtaaattCTATTGAGATgagtatttgaatataaataaattaagatttatgtgttaatatataaaataagttaagatgagtttaagaaattaaaaaaataataaattttatcaataattgattttagATCAATCAACCAAACACACCGTAAAGGTTGGAAAGTTGAAGCTACGTATCTATCTAGCTTATGACCATATTGATAAGAGAACTGTTGCAAATATAAAGATATTACACAAAGTAAACTTGTATGCTGATGtgattttatgaaatctattagatttactttataataaaataaatttataatttaacgtactATATCgagtcacattaatttatgaatttatttttgtgtaatctgtttataattaaaatatttttctattgataaatatatactatttgcATTGGGGCACTCAATAATAATAGAGGAAAGAGCAGTAAAGCCTGCATGGTTTAATTTTCTGTTGGAATTAGATTCGTTGGACGGGGGCCGGATTCGTGTTCCAAGTataagttatgttatgtttggatgttgaattggaTTTACTTGaattgagattataaaatattataaaaatatttttttaatattattattattttaaaatttaaaaaaaataaattatttattatattttatattaaaatttaaaatatttataatgataaatta carries:
- the LOC108988248 gene encoding uncharacterized protein LOC108988248 isoform X2, whose amino-acid sequence is MNLLYVYFQGQIAVSLSKCCNFYVHSPSDIRMWNFASNCIAGSVGLKNGCLNPTQAASECSDDEASSTVSREEGLECPICWESFNIVENVPYVLWCGHTLCKNCVLGLQWAVMKFPTLPVQLPLFISCPWCNLLSFRLIYGGNLKFPRKNYFLLWMVESMNGDRGKSHSCFSRDHQSVRPANGNLPNGQVGHGNLRRVQHSRHPEPSRSSNNHGRLNNYLSMVALHTSLQKSLVFFVHLTAKFPLVVIFLLIVLYAIPASATILALYILVTLLFALPSFFVLYFAYPTLDWLVREIIT
- the LOC108988248 gene encoding uncharacterized protein LOC108988248 isoform X1; amino-acid sequence: MWNFASNCIAGSVGLKNGCLNPTQAASECSDDEASSTVSREEGLECPICWESFNIVENVPYVLWCGHTLCKNCVLGLQWAVMKFPTLPVQLPLFISCPWCNLLSFRLIYGGNLKFPRKNYFLLWMVESMNGDRGKSHSCFSRDHQSVRPANGNLPNGQVGHGNLRRVQHSRHPEPSRSSNNHGRLNNYLSMVALHTSLQKSLVFFVHLTAKFPLVVIFLLIVLYAIPASATILALYILVTLLFALPSFFVLYFAYPTLDWLVREIIT